From Penaeus vannamei isolate JL-2024 chromosome 12, ASM4276789v1, whole genome shotgun sequence, the proteins below share one genomic window:
- the LOC113812511 gene encoding CD209 antigen-like protein D encodes MKELLFLLAFPLVAINCITQCDDGWVELNTDCFYFHQETRMPWQDARTLCQELGKSDLAIIDRPNTLREIYMYLVKYDLHDPFWIGGSDIEAEGNWTWVDDSGIAPGTPFWALHSGLFGWSHEPSGGTSENCLALDGERMFYFNDHNCNDVLHPLCMMV; translated from the exons ATGAAggaattgctgtttttgttggcTTTCCCACTGGTGGCGATCA ACTGCATCACCCAGTGCGACGATGGATGGGTGGAGCTGAATACCGACTGCTTCTACTTCCACCAGGAGACCCGCATGCCCTGGCAGGATGCGAGGACTCTCTGCCAGGAACTCGGAAAAAGCGACCTGGCCATCATCGACCGACCCAACACGCTCAGGGAGATCTACATGTATCTCGTCAAATACG aTCTTCATGATCCCTTTTGGATTGGCGGGAGCGACATCGAGGCGGAAGGAAACTGGACTTGGGTGGACGACTCTGGAATTGCTCCCGGGACGCCATTCTGGGCCCTTCACAGCGGTCTCTTCG GCTGGTCCCACGAGCCCTCTGGTGGCACTTCCGAGAACTGCCTCGCTCTGGATGGCGAGCGCATGTTCTATTTCAACGATCATAATTGCAATGATGTCCTCCACCCCCTTTGCATGATGGTCTAA
- the LOC113812501 gene encoding perlucin-like protein, with protein sequence MKWLTLLAVAILAVGCHGCESGWVDIGGACFGLFTESMPWADARTFCQGYGGDLAKVADADVLRTLYEYIMTYGLSGSYWLGGSDLTFEGDWLWVNDNSRVDRGTPFWAIHSGLFGWDHEPSGGADENCLILDESRKYYFNDANCNLIFHPVCMV encoded by the exons ATGAAGTGGCTCACGTTACTTGCTGTCGCCATCTTGGCTGTAG GATGCCACGGGTGCGAGAGCGGCTGGGTGGACATCGGGGGCGCGTGCTTCGGCCTCTTCACGGAGAGCATGCCCTGGGCCGACGCCAGGACCTTCTGCCAGGGCTATGGCGGAGACCTGGCCAAGGTAGCCGACGCCGACGTGCTTAGGACACTGTATGAGTACATCATGACCTATG GTCTGAGCGGGAGCTACTGGCTGGGCGGGTCCGACCTGACCTTCGAGGGCGACTGGCTGTGGGTGAACGACAACAGCAGGGTGGACCGCGGGACGCCCTTCTGGGCCATCCACAGCGGGCTCTTCG GCTGGGACCACGAGCCCAGCGGCGGCGCCGACGAGAACTGCCTCATCCTGGACGAGTCGCGCAAATATTACTTCAACGACGCCAACTGCAACCTCATCTTCCATCCCGTGTGCATGGTTtaa